One segment of Zymoseptoria tritici IPO323 chromosome 2, whole genome shotgun sequence DNA contains the following:
- the MgCUT2 gene encoding cutinase (PF01083, seems to have a signal peptide), which produces MKASTIVALLAGLVSAAPADVDRRQIGSSTSNELTSGACRDVIFIFARGTTERGNMGSTVGPQTCSALKSRIGSTSVACQGVGSPYAADVTGNFGTRGASTVGIAEGKRLFDLAASKCPNSQIVAGGYSQGAALIAASVTDVSAAVKAKIAGVVLFGYTKNQQNRGVIPGGYPASQTKVYCNIGDLVCTGSLTITAAHLTYGRDASSAAQFLQGTL; this is translated from the exons ATGAAGGCCTCGACCATCGTTGCCCTGCTCGCAGGTCTCGTCAGCGCTGCCCCGGCCGACGTTGACAGGCGCCAGATCGGATCGTCGACTTCGAACGAGCTCACCAGCGGTGCTTGCCGCGATGtgatcttcatcttcgctcGCGGAACGACCGAACGAGGGAACATG GGAAGCACTGTGGGACCGCAAACCTGCAGCGCTTTGAAGAGCCGCATTGGATCAACCAGTGTCGCCTGCCAGGGTGTCGGTAGCCCCTATGCCGCCGATGTCACTGGCAACTTTGGCACGAGAGGTGCCTCGACCGTAGGAATTGCTGAGGGCAAGAGGCTCTTTGACTTGGCGGCTTCTAAATGCCCCAACAGTCAAATTGTTGCTGGCGGATACAG CCAAGGTGCAGCCCTCATCGCCGCTTCGGTCACCGATGTCAGCGCAGCTGTGAAGGCGAAGATTGCAGGCGTTGTTCTCTTCGGATACACCAAGAACCAGCAGAACCGAGGTGTGATCCCAGGTGGATATCCCGCGAGCCAAACCAAGGTGTACTGCAACATCGGCGACTTGGTCTGCACTGGCTCCCTgaccatcaccgccgccCACTTGACCTACGGTCGCGATGCTTCGTCGGCAGCTCAATTCTTGCAGGGCACTCTTTGA
- a CDS encoding 40S ribosomal protein S14, with amino-acid sequence MAPKKKVERGATENISLGPQVREGELVFGVARIFASFNDTFVHVTDLSGRETISRVTGGMKVKADRDESSPYAAMLAAQDVAIRCKELGITALHVKIRATGGNGTKTPGPGAQSALRALARSGMKIGRIEDVTPTPSDSTRRKGGRRGRRL; translated from the exons ATGGCACCAAAGAAGAAGGTCGAGCGTGGCGCGACGGAGAACATCTCCCTCGGCCCTCAGGTCCGCGAAG GCGAGCTCGTCTTCGGCGTCGCCCGCATCTTCGCCTCCTTCAACGACACCTTCGTCCACGTCACCGATCTCTC TGGCCGCGAAACCATCTCCCGTGTCACCGGTGGAATGAAGGTCAAGGCCGACCGTGACGAGTCCTCTCCATACGCCGCCATGTTGGCTGCTCAGGACGTCGCGATCCGCTGCAAGGAGTTGGGCATCACTGCTCTTCACGTCAAGATCCGCGCTACCGGAG GCAACGGCACCAAGACCCCCGGCCCAGGTGCTCAGTCCGCTCTCCGCGCCCTCGCCCGCTCCGGCATGAAGATCGGCCGCATCGAGGATGTCACCCCAACCCCATCCGATTCCACGAGGAGAAAGGGCGGTCGCCGTGGTCGTCGTCTGTGA
- a CDS encoding proteasome regulatory particle subunit RPT5, translating to MSTLEDLDDLERDGKKEENNDGDKGKKPDANGDSEMKESKDGEKEEEEEQLIDLEILNSSTRDIIARRRLLENDTRIMRSEYQRLTHEKQTMHEKIKDNVDKIDNNRQLPYLVGNVVEILDLDVEEEAAEEGANIDLDATRVGKSAVIKTSTRQTIFLPLIGLVDHEKLKPGDLIGVNKDSYLILDTLPAEYDSRVKAMEVDEKPTEKYTDVGGLDKQIEELVEAVVWPMKEAERFKKIGIKAPKGALMYGPPGTGKTLLARACAAQTDATFLKLAGPQLVQMFIGDGAKLVRDCFALAKEKAPSIIFIDELDAVGTKRFDSDKSGDREVQRTMLELLNQLDGFASDDRVKVLAATNRVDVLDPALLRSGRLDRKIEFPLPNEEARAQILRIHSRKMTVDEGVNWPELARSTDEFGGAQLKAVCVEAGMIALRNGHSKISHEHYVDAIAEVQAKKKDTVNFYA from the exons ATGTCGACACTTGAGGATCTCGATGACTTGGAGCGCGAtggcaagaaggaggagaacaACGATGGCGACAAAGGCAAGAAGCCTGATGCGAATGGAGATTCTGAGATGAAGGAGTCCAAGGAtggcgagaaggaggaagaagaggagcaaCTCATCGACCTGGAGATTCTCAATTCGAGCACACGAGACATCATCGCCCGCCGCCGATTACTGGAGAACGACACCCGTATCATGCGGAGCGAGTACCAGCGTTTGACACATGAGAAGCAAACTATGCACGAGAAGATCAAGGACAATGTGGATAAGATTGACAACAACAG GCAACTACCATACCTCGTCGGAAACGTGGTGGAGATTCTGGACCTggatgttgaggaggaggcagcGGAGGAAGGCGCCAATATCGATCTGGACGCCACCCGTGTTGGCAAGAGCGCCGTCATCAAGACCTCCACCCGACAAACGATCTTCCTCCCACTCATCGGACTCGTCGACCACGAGAAGCTCAAGCCTGGTGACCTCATTGGTGTGAACAAAGATTCGTATCTCATCCTCGATACATTGCCCGCGGAGTACGACAGCAGAGTCAAGGCAATGGAGGTGGACGAGAAGCCGACAGAGAAGTACACCGACGTGGGCGGGTTGGACAAACAGATTGAGGAGCTTGTGGAGGCAGTCGTGTGGCCAATGAAAGAGGCTGAGCGCTTCAAGAAGATCGGCATCAAGGCACCGAAGG GCGCCCTCATGTACGGACCTCCTGGAACCGGCAAAACCCTCCTGGCGCGTGCCTGCGCTGCGCAAACCGACGCAACCTTTCTCAAACTCGCCGGTCCTCAACTCGTACAAATGTTCATCGGAGATGGAGCAAAGCTCGTTCGAGACTGCTTCGCACTGGCAAAAGAGAAGGCACCatccatcatcttcatcgacgagctCGATGCCGTCGGCACAAAGCGTTTCGACTCGGACAAATCTGGTGACCGTGAAGTACAGCGCACTATGCTGGAACTCCTCAACCAGCTCGACGGTTTCGCATCAGATGATCGCGTCAAGGTGCTTGCCGCAACGAACCGTGTCGATGTGCTCGATCCCGCGCTGTTGCGATCTGGTCGTTTGGACAGGAAGATTGAGTTCCCGCTCCCCAACGAGGAGGCGCGCGCACAGATCTTGCGCATTCATTCACGAAAGATGACGGTCGATGAGGGTGTGAACTGGCCCGAGCTGGCGAGAAGTACAGATGAGTTCGGTGGTGCGCAGCTCAAGGCTGTGTGTGTCGAGGCTGGTATGATCGCGTTGAGGAACGGACACAGCAAGATCAGCCACGAGCACTACGTTGATGCGATTGCTGAGGTGCAGGCGAAGAAAAAG GATACCGTCAACTTCTACGCTTAG